A section of the Kribbella sp. HUAS MG21 genome encodes:
- a CDS encoding DUF6167 family protein: MKRIFWLIIGIAVGVYAVTRLKKRAQILAPESVQESAAKLAAAVRHFGDQVREGMAERETELRDALGIENTNDREDYR; the protein is encoded by the coding sequence GTGAAGCGGATCTTCTGGCTGATCATCGGGATCGCCGTCGGCGTGTACGCCGTCACCCGGTTGAAGAAGCGCGCCCAGATCCTCGCTCCGGAGAGTGTCCAGGAGTCCGCGGCCAAGCTGGCCGCCGCGGTCCGGCACTTCGGCGACCAGGTCCGCGAGGGCATGGCCGAGCGGGAGACCGAGCTGCGCGACGCGCTGGGCATCGAGAACACCAACGATCGTGAGGACTACCGGTAA
- the alaS gene encoding alanine--tRNA ligase, with protein METSEIRRRFLQYFEDRGHTVVPSAPLPSPDPNLLFNVAGMAQFVPYFVGQQTPPYPRATSVQKCVRTLDIDEVGKTTRHGTFFQMNGNFSFGDYFKEKAIEYAWELVTKPQNEGGYGFDESVLYASVYYEDDEAIDLWKRVAGLPDDRIVRLGMKDNFWSMGIPGPCGPCSEILIDRGPEFGADRDWEAGDRYLEFWNLVFMQNIRGEGGGKEGYPILGELPKKNIDTGLGLERVAYLLQGVDNMYEIDEIYPVIERASELTGRKYGAEHEDDVRFRVVADHVRSALMLIGDGVTPGNEQGGYVLRRLLRRAIRSMRLLGYEDPSLVELLPVSLEQMKKSYPELVTDFGRISQVAYAEEDAFRRTLTAGTTIFDVAVRDTKASGAHQLEGAKAFQLHDTYGFPIDLTIEMAAEQGLNVDTEGFRSLMKEQRERAKADARAKKAGHADTSGYRELREKGVTEFTGYSELATDSQVRGLLREGAVAEFAEQGETVEVVLEKTPFYAESGGQIADEGLIVGDGLKLKVLDVQRPVKGLIVHKVEILDGVLRPGTDVHAEVDHEWRVSACQAHSGTHVVHAALRQVLGPNALQSGSYNKPGYLRLDFAWSSALDAATRSEIEEVANLAVRQDLPVSAQYMTLPEAREWGALALFGETYDEQVRVVEIGGPWSRELCGGTHVKHSSQVGALTVTGESSVGAGVRRIEAFVGMEALHYLGRERALVRLLSENLKARPEELPAKVADLAERLRAAEKELERVRAAQVLQAAGELAADPKDVFGVQYVGHRAPDGVNGGDLRKLALDVRGRMPNDKPAVVAVLSVNDGKPGVVVALNDTAREWRLKAGDLVRVAAEKLGGRGGGKDDVAQGGGTDAAGADDALNAVEHAIGHQVTG; from the coding sequence ATGGAAACCAGTGAGATCAGGCGGCGGTTCCTGCAGTACTTCGAGGACCGGGGCCACACCGTGGTGCCGAGCGCGCCACTGCCGTCGCCGGACCCGAACCTGCTGTTCAACGTCGCCGGCATGGCCCAGTTCGTGCCGTACTTCGTCGGCCAGCAGACGCCGCCGTACCCGCGGGCCACGAGCGTGCAGAAGTGCGTCCGGACGCTCGACATCGACGAGGTCGGCAAGACCACCCGGCACGGCACGTTCTTCCAGATGAACGGCAACTTCTCCTTCGGCGACTACTTCAAGGAGAAGGCCATCGAGTACGCCTGGGAGCTGGTCACCAAACCGCAGAACGAGGGCGGTTACGGGTTCGACGAGTCGGTCCTGTACGCCTCGGTGTACTACGAGGACGACGAGGCGATCGACCTCTGGAAGCGGGTCGCCGGCCTGCCCGACGACCGGATCGTGCGGCTCGGGATGAAGGACAACTTCTGGTCTATGGGGATCCCGGGTCCGTGCGGCCCGTGTTCGGAGATCCTGATCGACCGCGGCCCGGAGTTCGGCGCGGACCGGGACTGGGAGGCGGGCGACCGCTACCTGGAGTTCTGGAACCTGGTCTTCATGCAGAACATCCGCGGTGAGGGCGGCGGCAAGGAGGGCTACCCGATCCTCGGCGAGCTGCCGAAGAAGAACATCGACACCGGTCTCGGCCTGGAGCGCGTCGCGTACCTGCTGCAGGGCGTCGACAACATGTACGAGATCGACGAGATCTACCCGGTGATCGAGCGGGCGTCCGAGCTGACCGGCCGCAAGTACGGCGCCGAGCACGAGGACGACGTCCGGTTCCGGGTGGTCGCGGACCACGTCCGCAGCGCGCTGATGCTGATCGGCGACGGCGTCACCCCCGGCAACGAGCAGGGCGGGTACGTACTGCGCCGGCTGCTCCGCCGCGCGATCCGCTCGATGCGGCTGCTCGGCTACGAGGACCCGAGCCTGGTCGAGCTGCTCCCGGTGAGCCTCGAGCAGATGAAGAAGTCGTACCCGGAGCTGGTCACCGACTTCGGCCGGATCAGCCAGGTCGCGTACGCCGAGGAGGACGCGTTCCGCCGTACGCTCACAGCCGGTACGACGATCTTCGACGTCGCGGTCCGTGACACCAAGGCCAGCGGTGCGCACCAGCTCGAGGGCGCGAAGGCGTTCCAGCTGCACGACACCTACGGGTTCCCGATCGACCTGACCATCGAGATGGCGGCCGAGCAGGGCCTGAACGTCGACACCGAGGGCTTCCGGAGCCTGATGAAGGAGCAGCGCGAGCGGGCCAAGGCCGACGCGCGCGCCAAGAAGGCCGGTCACGCGGACACCTCGGGGTACCGGGAGCTCCGCGAGAAGGGCGTCACCGAGTTCACCGGGTACTCCGAGCTCGCCACCGACTCGCAGGTCCGCGGGCTGCTCCGCGAGGGCGCGGTCGCCGAGTTCGCCGAGCAGGGCGAGACCGTCGAGGTCGTGCTGGAGAAGACCCCGTTCTACGCCGAGTCCGGCGGCCAGATCGCCGACGAGGGCCTGATCGTCGGCGACGGCCTGAAGCTGAAGGTGCTCGACGTGCAGCGCCCGGTGAAGGGCCTGATCGTGCACAAGGTCGAGATCCTCGACGGCGTACTGCGCCCGGGGACCGACGTGCACGCGGAGGTCGACCACGAGTGGCGGGTCTCGGCCTGCCAGGCGCACTCCGGGACGCACGTGGTGCACGCCGCGCTGCGCCAGGTGCTGGGCCCGAACGCGCTGCAGAGCGGTTCGTACAACAAGCCCGGCTACCTGCGGCTCGACTTCGCCTGGTCGTCGGCGCTCGACGCGGCCACCCGGTCGGAGATCGAGGAGGTCGCGAACCTCGCGGTCCGCCAGGACCTCCCGGTGTCGGCGCAGTACATGACGCTGCCGGAGGCCCGGGAGTGGGGCGCGCTGGCGCTGTTCGGCGAGACGTACGACGAGCAGGTCCGCGTGGTCGAGATCGGCGGGCCGTGGTCGCGTGAGCTCTGCGGTGGCACGCACGTGAAGCACTCGTCGCAGGTCGGCGCGCTGACCGTGACCGGCGAATCGTCGGTCGGCGCCGGGGTCCGGCGGATCGAGGCCTTCGTCGGCATGGAGGCGCTGCACTACCTCGGCCGCGAGCGGGCGCTGGTCCGGCTGCTCAGCGAGAACCTCAAGGCCCGTCCGGAAGAGCTGCCGGCGAAGGTCGCCGACCTCGCCGAGCGCCTGCGCGCGGCGGAGAAGGAGCTCGAGCGGGTGCGGGCCGCGCAGGTCCTGCAGGCCGCGGGCGAGCTGGCGGCCGACCCCAAGGACGTCTTCGGCGTCCAGTACGTCGGCCACCGGGCGCCCGACGGCGTGAACGGCGGGGACCTGCGCAAGTTGGCCCTCGACGTCCGCGGCCGGATGCCGAACGACAAGCCCGCCGTGGTCGCCGTCCTGAGTGTGAACGACGGCAAGCCCGGGGTGGTGGTCGCGCTCAACGACACCGCCCGCGAGTGGCGGCTGAAGGCCGGCGACCTGGTGCGGGTCGCGGCCGAGAAGCTCGGCGGCCGCGGTGGCGGCAAGGACGACGTCGCCCAGGGTGGCGGCACGGACGCGGCCGGTGCCGACGACGCGCTGAACGCCGTCGAGCACGCCATCGGCCACCAGGTGACCGGCTAG
- the ruvX gene encoding Holliday junction resolvase RuvX, producing MRRGVRIALDIGDARIGVASSDPHGILATPVETVRRGPGDLDRIAALAAELEAFEIVVGLPRSLSGGEGPAAVKIRETAEQVRDKVRVTNTGTTVRLVDERFTTVTAERMLRERGKKGSKRRAVVDQAAAVVILQHALDLERETGNPPGRPL from the coding sequence ATGAGACGAGGCGTGCGGATCGCGCTGGACATCGGGGATGCCCGGATCGGCGTCGCCAGCAGCGATCCGCACGGGATCCTGGCAACGCCTGTGGAGACCGTCCGGCGCGGGCCGGGCGATCTGGATAGGATCGCGGCACTCGCCGCCGAACTGGAGGCGTTCGAGATCGTGGTCGGGCTGCCGCGCTCCCTGTCCGGGGGCGAGGGACCGGCCGCGGTGAAGATCCGGGAGACGGCGGAGCAGGTGCGGGACAAGGTACGCGTGACGAACACGGGGACGACGGTGCGGCTGGTGGACGAGCGGTTCACCACGGTCACCGCCGAACGGATGTTGCGGGAACGGGGAAAGAAGGGCTCCAAGCGACGGGCCGTGGTCGACCAGGCCGCGGCGGTCGTGATTCTCCAGCACGCGCTCGACCTCGAGCGCGAGACCGGCAACCCACCCGGGAGGCCCCTGTGA
- the mltG gene encoding endolytic transglycosylase MltG, which translates to MNGPSVHEETNEGEDQRDDLGTGLGLRPESRTERRANRRRARGRRAFGCFAGLVSLLVVGALVAGAVIGFGKGKDALAGVFSAPDYEGAGTGTVIVEITKGQATASIADTLEKKEVVKSARAFERVARDDPRSLQIQAATYTLRKHMSAKAALDLMLNTAESVRVARISVPAGKTKAEVAMILQGSKLKLPAGAAAKALGTPAQLGLPPYARGNAEGFLSPGTYDVPKNATAYTMIKLMTANYAKNAASLDLVNTAKRKKLDPYQAVIVASIIGAETNRSEDYAKVARVIYNRLARGMRLQMDSTIHYVVGRDGGVFTTPEQRANPSPYNTYKHKGLPPTPINSPTRDELRAAINPAQGSWLYFTLINLDTGETAFASTAEEHEANVDKLQAWCQAHKGRC; encoded by the coding sequence GTGAACGGACCATCGGTGCACGAAGAGACGAACGAGGGCGAGGACCAGCGCGACGACCTGGGCACCGGCCTCGGTCTGCGCCCGGAGTCCCGCACGGAGCGGCGGGCGAACCGGCGCCGGGCGCGCGGCCGCCGGGCGTTCGGCTGCTTCGCGGGCCTGGTCTCGCTGCTCGTCGTCGGTGCGCTGGTGGCCGGCGCGGTGATCGGCTTCGGCAAGGGCAAGGACGCGCTGGCCGGGGTGTTCTCGGCGCCGGACTACGAGGGCGCGGGCACCGGCACGGTGATCGTCGAGATCACCAAGGGCCAGGCGACCGCGTCGATCGCGGACACCCTGGAGAAGAAAGAGGTCGTGAAGAGCGCCCGCGCGTTCGAGCGGGTGGCCCGCGACGACCCGCGGTCGCTGCAGATCCAGGCGGCCACGTACACGCTGCGCAAGCACATGTCCGCGAAGGCGGCGCTCGACCTGATGCTGAACACGGCCGAGTCGGTCCGAGTGGCGCGGATCAGCGTCCCGGCCGGCAAGACCAAGGCCGAGGTCGCGATGATCCTGCAGGGCTCGAAGCTCAAGCTGCCGGCCGGCGCCGCCGCGAAGGCGCTCGGGACCCCGGCCCAGCTCGGCCTGCCGCCGTACGCGCGCGGCAACGCCGAGGGCTTCCTGTCCCCGGGGACGTACGACGTGCCGAAGAACGCGACGGCGTACACGATGATCAAGCTGATGACGGCGAACTACGCGAAGAACGCCGCGTCGCTGGACCTGGTGAACACCGCGAAGCGGAAGAAGCTGGACCCGTACCAGGCGGTGATCGTGGCCAGCATCATCGGCGCCGAGACCAACAGGTCCGAGGACTACGCCAAGGTCGCGCGGGTGATCTACAACCGGCTGGCCAGGGGCATGCGGCTGCAGATGGACTCGACGATCCACTACGTGGTCGGCAGGGACGGCGGTGTCTTCACCACCCCGGAGCAGCGCGCCAACCCGTCGCCGTACAACACGTACAAGCACAAGGGCCTGCCGCCGACGCCGATCAACTCGCCGACCCGTGACGAGCTGCGCGCCGCGATCAACCCGGCGCAGGGCTCGTGGCTGTACTTCACGCTGATCAACCTCGACACCGGCGAGACCGCGTTCGCCAGCACCGCCGAGGAGCACGAGGCCAACGTCGACAAGCTCCAGGCGTGGTGCCAGGCTCACAAGGGCAGGTGCTGA
- a CDS encoding shikimate dehydrogenase — MTRCAVLGSPIAHSLSPAMHRAAYAALGLDWTYDAFQVEEDELRGFVASLGEDVRGLSLTMPLKRVALDLADTVDPVAELIGAANTMLFEPDGSRSAHNTDVPGLVNAFAERGITAAESAVVLGGGATAASTLAALRGMKVTEVTVVVRDISKAERLRDLAAELGLRTSVADFSQVEQIGGFDLCVSTLPGGAVDPWAEHFAGVAPVVFDVAYHPWPTRLALAAHRIGTELLNGLDLLVHQATLQVEMMTGRSPAPLAAMRTAAREELGDREPA; from the coding sequence TTGACCCGTTGCGCTGTCCTCGGTTCGCCGATCGCGCATTCGTTGTCGCCGGCGATGCACCGGGCGGCGTACGCCGCGCTCGGGCTGGACTGGACGTACGACGCGTTCCAGGTGGAGGAGGACGAGCTGCGCGGCTTCGTCGCGTCGCTCGGTGAGGACGTCCGCGGGTTGTCGCTGACGATGCCGCTGAAGCGGGTCGCGCTGGACCTGGCCGACACCGTCGATCCGGTCGCGGAGCTGATCGGCGCCGCGAACACGATGCTGTTCGAGCCCGACGGATCCCGGTCCGCGCACAACACCGACGTACCCGGGCTGGTGAACGCGTTCGCCGAGCGCGGGATCACCGCGGCCGAGAGTGCCGTCGTGCTCGGCGGCGGCGCGACGGCCGCGTCGACCCTCGCGGCACTCCGCGGCATGAAGGTCACCGAGGTGACGGTCGTCGTCCGGGACATCTCGAAGGCGGAGCGGCTGCGGGACCTGGCGGCGGAGCTCGGCCTCCGGACGTCGGTCGCGGACTTCTCGCAGGTCGAGCAGATCGGCGGCTTCGACCTGTGCGTGTCGACGCTGCCCGGCGGCGCGGTCGACCCGTGGGCGGAGCACTTCGCCGGCGTCGCGCCGGTGGTGTTCGACGTCGCGTACCACCCCTGGCCGACCCGGCTCGCGCTCGCGGCGCACCGGATCGGTACAGAGCTGTTGAACGGACTTGATCTACTCGTGCACCAGGCGACCCTCCAGGTCGAGATGATGACGGGTAGGTCGCCGGCTCCTCTGGCGGCCATGCGGACGGCTGCGCGTGAGGAGCTGGGGGACCGTGAGCCTGCTTGA
- a CDS encoding FAD-binding protein codes for MSLLDRRTLLIAGGAAAAVTLAGCSDRTDTGGTASPSPTASTAPTSTTSSKPSSTPAPTSSGPNWNSFARALEGPLYLPSTSGYAAAHQLFDPRWDSVRPAAVVKATKPSDVQQAITFARANKLALVPKSGGHSYVGASTIADGVQLDVGGLKSMSYANDVLTVGAGARLYDVHVFLDRYGRSLPTGTCPTVGVAGLTLGGGMGVHTRTYGLTCDRVVSMDVVTADGMSHTVSADAEPELFWALRGSGGGNFGVVTSFRFATIPATKLGFFRLSWPEPQAAAVVRGWQQFAQSAPTTVWANLHVDARSNGTLAIRVLGVSTTGDATAAAAQLESLVGAKASARTLSVKSHLEAVKYLGGGTTSPRQRFLAGSDVLKGPLDAATITGLLGAVKAAARAATPASAILDPLGGQAAKQPAGGSSWPWRSALAVIQWYSSAQNKGAQTFIANGHAAVRSASAGGYVNYVETGRAVSSYYGASASRLDAAKKKYDPDNFFHTPYTLG; via the coding sequence GTGAGCCTGCTTGACCGTCGTACCCTCCTGATCGCCGGCGGCGCCGCGGCCGCCGTCACGCTCGCCGGTTGCAGCGACAGGACGGATACCGGCGGTACGGCAAGCCCGTCGCCGACCGCGAGCACCGCCCCAACCTCCACGACGTCCAGCAAGCCCAGTAGCACACCGGCCCCGACATCGAGCGGGCCGAACTGGAACAGCTTCGCCCGCGCCCTCGAAGGCCCCCTCTACCTGCCCTCCACCTCCGGGTACGCCGCCGCGCACCAGCTCTTCGACCCGCGCTGGGACAGCGTCCGCCCGGCCGCCGTGGTGAAGGCGACGAAACCGTCCGACGTCCAGCAGGCGATCACCTTCGCCCGCGCCAACAAGCTCGCGCTCGTCCCGAAGAGCGGCGGCCACTCGTACGTCGGCGCGTCCACGATCGCCGACGGCGTGCAGCTCGACGTCGGCGGCCTCAAGAGCATGAGCTACGCGAACGACGTCCTCACCGTCGGCGCCGGCGCCCGCCTGTACGACGTCCACGTGTTCCTCGACCGGTACGGCCGCTCGCTGCCGACCGGGACGTGCCCGACCGTCGGCGTCGCGGGCCTCACGCTCGGCGGCGGAATGGGGGTCCACACCCGTACGTACGGCCTGACCTGCGACCGGGTGGTGTCGATGGACGTCGTCACCGCGGACGGCATGTCCCACACCGTCAGCGCGGACGCGGAGCCCGAGCTGTTCTGGGCCCTGCGCGGCAGCGGCGGCGGCAACTTCGGCGTGGTCACGTCGTTCCGGTTCGCGACGATCCCGGCGACCAAGCTCGGGTTCTTCCGGCTCAGCTGGCCGGAGCCGCAGGCGGCGGCCGTCGTCCGCGGCTGGCAGCAGTTCGCGCAGAGCGCGCCGACGACGGTCTGGGCCAACCTGCACGTCGATGCCAGGAGCAACGGCACGCTGGCGATCCGCGTGCTGGGTGTGTCCACCACCGGCGACGCCACGGCGGCGGCCGCGCAACTGGAGTCGCTGGTCGGCGCGAAGGCGTCGGCCCGCACGCTGTCGGTGAAGTCGCATCTGGAGGCCGTGAAGTACCTCGGCGGCGGCACGACGAGTCCGCGCCAGCGTTTCCTCGCCGGTTCCGACGTCCTGAAAGGCCCGCTGGACGCGGCGACGATCACCGGGCTGCTCGGCGCGGTGAAGGCCGCCGCGCGGGCGGCGACGCCCGCCTCGGCGATACTCGATCCACTCGGCGGCCAGGCCGCGAAGCAGCCAGCGGGCGGCTCCTCGTGGCCCTGGCGCAGCGCGCTCGCGGTCATCCAGTGGTACTCCTCGGCGCAGAACAAGGGCGCGCAGACCTTCATCGCCAACGGTCACGCCGCTGTCCGCTCGGCCTCCGCGGGCGGCTACGTCAACTACGTCGAGACCGGCCGGGCGGTCAGTTCGTACTACGGCGCGAGCGCGTCCCGGCTCGACGCGGCGAAGAAGAAGTACGACCCGGACAACTTCTTCCACACTCCGTACACCCTCGGCTAG
- a CDS encoding DUF2330 domain-containing protein, which yields MKLWRVIAGVLAVGFVAAGVTPAWACACGGYLPDRESQARAYGENALVEHSGGTERITLSMAVRGASKKAAWIMPVPAAAKVDLGDEYLFSRLEQLIRPKRVVKKTYWPFRDLGIMGSGRGDSAGAPTADAGVNVKQQMLLGPFAVTRLGGSSGTAVTDWLRTNGYVVPDTLAANLTPYLTEKWEIVAVKLAPRSDGESLSGATPPLRLTFASDRIVYPMRLSKGATTTQTVTVYVAAEHRVDATKVPDAAVRPELLFAGRVDSDVVEQPADFLTAYTATYREPGRITDDFTFERAANDDAYQRITYVTENDGLWSTIAVLFGGLLLLGGGAAVLARVLAKRAAASR from the coding sequence GTGAAGCTTTGGCGGGTGATCGCGGGTGTGCTGGCCGTCGGATTCGTCGCGGCCGGAGTCACTCCGGCGTGGGCGTGTGCCTGCGGCGGCTACCTGCCGGACCGGGAGTCCCAGGCCCGCGCGTACGGCGAGAACGCCTTGGTCGAGCACTCCGGCGGCACCGAGCGGATCACGCTGTCGATGGCGGTGCGCGGTGCGTCGAAGAAGGCGGCGTGGATCATGCCGGTCCCGGCCGCCGCGAAGGTCGACCTCGGCGACGAGTACCTGTTCTCCCGGCTCGAGCAGCTGATCCGCCCGAAGCGCGTGGTGAAGAAGACGTACTGGCCGTTCCGCGACCTCGGGATCATGGGCAGCGGCCGCGGCGACTCGGCCGGCGCGCCCACCGCGGACGCGGGTGTCAACGTCAAGCAGCAGATGCTGCTCGGCCCGTTCGCCGTCACCCGGCTCGGCGGCTCCAGCGGTACGGCGGTCACGGACTGGCTGCGCACCAACGGGTACGTCGTACCGGACACGCTGGCCGCCAACCTCACGCCGTACCTGACGGAGAAGTGGGAGATCGTCGCGGTGAAGCTGGCGCCGCGGAGCGACGGCGAGAGCCTGAGCGGCGCGACGCCGCCGCTGCGGCTCACGTTCGCGTCGGACCGGATCGTGTACCCGATGCGGCTGAGCAAGGGCGCGACGACCACCCAGACCGTCACCGTGTACGTCGCCGCGGAACACCGCGTGGACGCCACGAAGGTGCCGGACGCCGCGGTGAGGCCCGAACTGCTGTTCGCCGGCCGGGTCGACAGCGACGTGGTGGAGCAGCCCGCGGACTTCCTGACCGCGTACACGGCGACGTACCGCGAGCCGGGCCGGATCACCGACGACTTCACGTTCGAGCGGGCCGCGAACGACGACGCGTACCAGCGCATCACCTACGTCACCGAGAACGACGGCTTGTGGAGCACGATCGCGGTGCTGTTCGGCGGCCTGCTGCTGCTCGGCGGCGGCGCGGCCGTACTCGCCCGGGTGCTGGCGAAACGCGCGGCGGCCAGCCGCTAG
- a CDS encoding A24 family peptidase yields the protein MPAENALLAAGIGVVLCGPAAFVLGPWLMRRIPEPVLDEGETKIPYASLAGRRAAYWCGGLAAPAGGLLGWLIGLAAVLPVWLVLAVAGAVLGYIDARTRYLPSVIIWPMYVVVAAGLLAAAAATGEWGSLRRAVIAGAIGFAVFYVLWFAFPRGVGFGDVRLSGLLGGALGWLGWGEFVSGLYGGFFLGALVGIVLIATRVMTRKQMVPFGPFMLVGALAGVLLGAPLERLYAG from the coding sequence GTGCCGGCTGAGAACGCGTTGCTCGCTGCGGGGATCGGTGTGGTCCTCTGTGGTCCGGCCGCGTTCGTGCTCGGGCCGTGGTTGATGCGGCGCATCCCGGAGCCCGTCCTCGACGAGGGCGAGACCAAGATCCCGTACGCGTCCCTCGCCGGGCGGAGGGCGGCGTACTGGTGCGGTGGTCTCGCTGCGCCGGCGGGCGGGTTGCTCGGCTGGTTGATCGGTCTCGCGGCGGTGCTGCCCGTGTGGCTGGTCCTGGCGGTGGCCGGTGCGGTGCTCGGCTACATCGACGCGCGGACGCGGTACCTGCCGTCGGTGATCATCTGGCCGATGTACGTCGTCGTCGCGGCGGGCCTGCTCGCGGCCGCGGCCGCGACGGGGGAGTGGGGGTCGTTGCGGCGCGCGGTGATCGCGGGCGCGATCGGGTTCGCGGTGTTCTACGTGCTCTGGTTCGCGTTCCCGCGCGGCGTCGGGTTCGGCGACGTCCGGCTGTCCGGGCTGCTCGGCGGCGCGCTGGGGTGGCTCGGCTGGGGCGAGTTCGTGTCCGGGTTGTACGGCGGGTTCTTCCTCGGCGCGCTGGTCGGGATCGTGCTGATCGCGACCCGGGTGATGACCCGGAAGCAGATGGTGCCGTTCGGGCCGTTCATGCTGGTCGGGGCACTGGCCGGCGTACTGCTCGGTGCTCCCCTGGAGCGGCTGTACGCCGGATAG
- a CDS encoding BBE domain-containing protein has protein sequence MPVSRRGLLAGTAVAGAALAVPGTASAAAVASTSTKIGPNDARYQDLVLRGQNRRFVGTPDYARVIQSGEDAVAAVQDAVRSGKRIAVRGGGHCFEDFVDSSDVEVLLDMSTYDAVTWDPQYRAFSIGAGATLETVYKELFYGWGVTVPGGGCLSVGVGGHFSGGGYGPLSRKHGSVVDHLYGVELVVVDARGRAHSVVATRDNAHRDLWWAHTGGGGGNFGVVTRYLMRSAGASGRSPAESLPKAPAALRASLLLYDWKTMTQAGFVRTVRNWFDFFEQHNTADSPYATLYAPFILTHSSAGQFLLSTQLDAAAPDSEKLMNAFNAAMTVGVDPKPQVIDTGVGPFLHTTMERSIAETPTPARAKYKAGYLKQGYTDEQIVALYRALTDTTYEGPQSSVLLVPYGGKVNTVPADATASAQRDVVAKMVLSAAWTSAADDDKHLAWARKTYTAIYRDTGGVPVPNAINAGSYINYPDVDLADPAYNTSGVPWHELYYLGNYPRLQQIKAKWDPRNVFRHKLSIEPR, from the coding sequence ATGCCAGTCAGTCGTCGCGGTCTCCTGGCCGGAACCGCCGTCGCGGGTGCCGCGCTCGCTGTTCCCGGTACGGCGTCCGCTGCCGCAGTGGCGAGCACCAGCACCAAGATCGGCCCGAACGACGCGCGCTACCAGGACCTGGTGCTGCGCGGTCAGAACCGCCGCTTCGTCGGCACCCCCGACTACGCGCGCGTGATCCAGTCCGGCGAGGACGCGGTCGCCGCCGTCCAGGACGCAGTACGCAGCGGCAAGCGGATCGCAGTCCGCGGCGGTGGGCACTGCTTCGAGGACTTCGTGGACAGCAGCGACGTCGAGGTGCTGCTCGACATGTCGACGTACGACGCGGTCACCTGGGACCCGCAGTACCGCGCCTTCTCGATCGGCGCCGGGGCGACGCTCGAGACCGTGTACAAGGAGCTGTTCTACGGCTGGGGTGTGACGGTGCCCGGCGGGGGCTGCCTCAGCGTGGGGGTCGGCGGGCACTTCAGCGGCGGCGGGTACGGGCCGCTGTCGCGCAAGCACGGCTCGGTCGTCGATCACCTGTACGGCGTGGAGCTGGTGGTCGTCGACGCCCGCGGCCGCGCCCACTCGGTGGTGGCGACGCGGGACAACGCGCACCGCGACCTGTGGTGGGCGCACACCGGGGGTGGCGGCGGGAACTTCGGTGTCGTCACCCGCTACCTGATGCGCTCGGCCGGCGCCTCCGGCCGGTCGCCCGCGGAATCGTTGCCCAAGGCACCGGCCGCGCTGCGGGCGAGCCTGCTGCTGTACGACTGGAAGACGATGACCCAGGCCGGGTTCGTGCGCACGGTGCGGAACTGGTTCGACTTCTTCGAGCAGCACAACACGGCGGACTCGCCGTACGCGACGCTCTACGCGCCGTTCATCCTCACGCACTCGTCGGCCGGCCAGTTCCTGCTCTCCACCCAGCTCGACGCCGCGGCGCCGGACTCGGAGAAGCTGATGAACGCGTTCAACGCCGCGATGACGGTCGGTGTGGACCCGAAGCCGCAGGTGATCGACACCGGCGTCGGGCCGTTCCTGCACACCACGATGGAGCGCTCGATCGCGGAGACCCCGACGCCGGCACGCGCCAAGTACAAGGCCGGCTACCTGAAGCAGGGCTACACCGACGAACAGATCGTGGCGCTGTACCGCGCGCTGACCGACACGACGTACGAAGGACCGCAGTCGTCCGTGCTGCTCGTGCCGTACGGCGGGAAGGTCAACACCGTCCCGGCCGACGCGACCGCGTCCGCACAGCGCGACGTGGTCGCCAAGATGGTGCTCAGCGCCGCGTGGACGTCCGCCGCCGACGACGACAAGCACCTCGCGTGGGCGCGGAAGACGTACACCGCCATCTACCGCGACACGGGCGGCGTACCGGTGCCGAACGCGATCAACGCCGGGTCGTACATCAACTACCCGGACGTCGACCTGGCCGATCCGGCGTACAACACCTCAGGGGTGCCGTGGCACGAGCTGTACTATCTCGGCAACTACCCGCGGCTGCAGCAGATCAAGGCGAAGTGGGACCCGCGGAACGTGTTCCGGCACAAGCTTTCGATCGAGCCGCGCTAG